Proteins from one Oenanthe melanoleuca isolate GR-GAL-2019-014 chromosome 1, OMel1.0, whole genome shotgun sequence genomic window:
- the SUPT20H gene encoding transcription factor SPT20 homolog isoform X7: MASTTMQQALELALDRAEYIIESARQRPPKRKYLSSGRKSVFQKLYDLYIEECEKEPEIKKLRRNVNLLEKLVMQETLSCLVVNLYPGNEGYSLMLRGKNGSDSETIRLPYEEGELLEYLDAEELPPILVDLLEKSQVNIFHCGCVIAEIRDYRQSGNMKSPTYQSKHILLRPTMQTLICDVHSITSDNHKWTQEDKLLLESQLILATAEPLCLDPSIAVTCTTNRLLYNKQKMNTRPMKRCFKRYSRSSLNRQQEVAHYSTPPQLRLLDYLQKRKERKAAQQYDLKISKAGNCVDMWKQNPCYLTAPSEVDVEKYAKVEKSIKSDDSQPTVWPAHEMKDDYVFECEVGNQLQKTKLTIFQSLGNPLYYGKIQTLKGDEENDNLLTPSQFLIGSKTDAERVVNQYQELVQNEAKCTVKMFHNSSGSVSHLSPGKEMEQPESVSGSVQSSVLGKGVKHRPPPIKLPSSSGSSTSGSIFSSQQSSGHLKSPTPPPPSKPPGLSRKQSMDLNQVSMLSPAAMSPASSSQRSGTPKSSTPTPTNTPSSTPHPPDAQSSTPITLPATPTPQDSGFTPQPTLLTPFAQQQMSLSQALPVMTIPLSTMVTSITTGTTSTQVMANPAGLNFINVVGSVCGAQSLMSSNPMLGCNTGAIAPAGINLSGILPPGGLVPSALPAAMQSASQAGSPFGLKNTSNLRPLNLLQGSDQGPSNQDQALSAQQAAVINLTGVGNFMQPQATAVAILAASNGYGSGSSTSSSPASSTAFRQPLKK, translated from the exons ATGGCTTCAACTACAATG CAACAAGCTTTAGAACTGGCATTGGATCGTGCTGAG tataTCATTGAAAGTGCCCGTCAGAGACctcccaaaagaaaatatttatccagTGGAAG aaaatctgtatttcaaaaACTTTATGATTTATATATTGAAGAATGTGAAAAAGAGCCTGAGATAAAG AAGCTGAGACGAAATGTGAACTTACTTGAGAAGCTGGTTATGCAGGAGACATTGTCATGTTTGGTGGTAAACCTCTATCCTGGAAATGAGGGTTATTCACTGAtgctcaggggaaaaaatggttcag ATTCTGAGACCATTCGTCTGCCTTATGAGGAAGGAGAGCTGCTTGAATATTTGGATGCAGAGGAACTACCACCTATTTTGGTTGATCTTTTGGAAAAATCTCAg GTTAATATTTTCCATTGTGGCTGTGTCATAGCAGAAATACGTGACTATAGGCAGTCTGGTAACATGAAATCTCCAACGTACCAAAGCAAGCACATTCTTTTGCGACCTACAATGCAG ACTTTAATTTGTGATGTGCACTCTATAACAAGTGACAACCACAAATGGACACAG GAGGACAAACTCCTACTTGAGAGCCAACTTATTTTGGCTACAGCAGAGCCTTTGTGTCTTGATCCTTCAATAGCAGTGACCTGTACTACGAACAGACTCCTGTACAACAAGCAGAAGATGAACACTCGCCCCATGAAACG GTGCTTCAAAAGGTACTCAAGGTCCTCTCTGAATAGACAGCAAGAAGTAGCTCACTACTCAACTCCACCTCAGCTCAGACTACTTGACTACTtacagaaaaggaaggagaggaaagcagCCCAGCAGTATGACCTCAAAATTTCAAAAGCTGGAAAT TGTGTAGATATGTGGAAGCAGAACCCTTGCTACTTGACTGCTCCTTCTGAAGTGGAT GTGGAAAAATATGCCAAAGTGGAAAAGTCTATCAAGTCTGATGACTCTCAACCAACTGTATGGCCAGCACAC GAAATGAAGGATGATTATGTGTTTGAATGTGAAGTTGGTAATCAgcttcaaaaaacaaaactgaccATTTTTCAGTCTCTTGGCAATCCCTTGTACTATGGTAAAATTCAGACACTCAAAGGTGATGAGGAAAATGACAACCTATTAACTCCATCACA GTTCCTTATTGGTTCGAAGACTGATGCTGAAAG GGTGGTGAACCAGTACCAAGAGTTAGTGCAAAATGAAGCTAAATGTACTGTGAAGATGTTTCATAATTCAAGTGGATCAGTCAGTCATCTTTctccagggaaggaaatggAA cagccagAAAGTGTATCAGGCTCTGTTCAGTCTTCAGTACTGGGGAAAGGTGTGAAACACCGACCTCCTCCTATCAAATTACCTTCAAGTTCAGGAAGTAGCACTTCAG GTAGTATTTTTAGTTCACAACAGTCAAGTGGCCATCTAAAATCCCCAACTCCACCTCCTCCTTCTAAGCCTCCTGGTCTTTCTCGGAAACAATCTATGGATCTTAATCAAGTTAGCATGCTCTCTCCAGCTGCCATGTCTCCTGCGAGCTCTTCACAAA GGTCTGGAACTCCTAAATCATCTACTCCTACTCCAACCAACACCCCTTCATCGACCCCACACCCTCCTGATGCTCAGAGCTCAACTCCTATTACCCTTCCTGCCACCCCTACTCCCCAAGATTCAGGCTTCACCCCTCAGCCCACTTTGTTAACCCCGTTTGCTCAGCAGCAAATGTCTCTGAGCCAGGCACTGCCTGTAATGACCATTCCTCTTTCCACCATGGTAACATCCATTACTACAGGAACAACCTCCACCCAGGTCATGGCAAACCCTGCAGGACTTAACTTCATCAATGTAGTGGGCTCTGTGTG TGGAGCACAGTCACTGATGAGTTCAAACCCTATGTTGGGGTGCAACACTGGTGCCATAGCCCCTGCAGGTATAAATCTGAGTGGCATTTTACCCCCAGGAGGTCTGGTACCAAGTGCGCTGCCCGCTGCAATGCAGTCTGCCTCTCAAGCAG GCAGCCCATTTGGTTTGAAAAATACATCAAATCTTCGGCCCTTAAATCTTCTACAG GGGTCTGACCAAGGTCCATCCAATCAAGATCAGGCATTATCTGCCCAACAAGCTGCTGTAATTAACCTGACTGGAGTAGGGAATTTTATGCAACCTCAAGCCACAG CAGTTGCGATTCTTGCAGCATCAAATGGCTATGGCAGcggcagcagcacaagcagctcACCTGCATCATCAACAGCATTCAGGCAGCCACtcaaaaagtaa
- the SUPT20H gene encoding transcription factor SPT20 homolog isoform X6 encodes MASTTMQQALELALDRAEYIIESARQRPPKRKYLSSGRKSVFQKLYDLYIEECEKEPEIKQKLRRNVNLLEKLVMQETLSCLVVNLYPGNEGYSLMLRGKNGSDSETIRLPYEEGELLEYLDAEELPPILVDLLEKSQVNIFHCGCVIAEIRDYRQSGNMKSPTYQSKHILLRPTMQTLICDVHSITSDNHKWTQEDKLLLESQLILATAEPLCLDPSIAVTCTTNRLLYNKQKMNTRPMKRCFKRYSRSSLNRQQEVAHYSTPPQLRLLDYLQKRKERKAAQQYDLKISKAGNCVDMWKQNPCYLTAPSEVDVEKYAKVEKSIKSDDSQPTVWPAHEMKDDYVFECEVGNQLQKTKLTIFQSLGNPLYYGKIQTLKGDEENDNLLTPSQFLIGSKTDAERVVNQYQELVQNEAKCTVKMFHNSSGSVSHLSPGKEMEQPESVSGSVQSSVLGKGVKHRPPPIKLPSSSGSSTSGSIFSSQQSSGHLKSPTPPPPSKPPGLSRKQSMDLNQVSMLSPAAMSPASSSQRSGTPKSSTPTPTNTPSSTPHPPDAQSSTPITLPATPTPQDSGFTPQPTLLTPFAQQQMSLSQALPVMTIPLSTMVTSITTGTTSTQVMANPAGLNFINVVGSVCGAQSLMSSNPMLGCNTGAIAPAGINLSGILPPGGLVPSALPAAMQSASQAGSPFGLKNTSNLRPLNLLQGSDQGPSNQDQALSAQQAAVINLTGVGNFMQPQATAVAILAASNGYGSGSSTSSSPASSTAFRQPLKK; translated from the exons ATGGCTTCAACTACAATG CAACAAGCTTTAGAACTGGCATTGGATCGTGCTGAG tataTCATTGAAAGTGCCCGTCAGAGACctcccaaaagaaaatatttatccagTGGAAG aaaatctgtatttcaaaaACTTTATGATTTATATATTGAAGAATGTGAAAAAGAGCCTGAGATAAAG CAGAAGCTGAGACGAAATGTGAACTTACTTGAGAAGCTGGTTATGCAGGAGACATTGTCATGTTTGGTGGTAAACCTCTATCCTGGAAATGAGGGTTATTCACTGAtgctcaggggaaaaaatggttcag ATTCTGAGACCATTCGTCTGCCTTATGAGGAAGGAGAGCTGCTTGAATATTTGGATGCAGAGGAACTACCACCTATTTTGGTTGATCTTTTGGAAAAATCTCAg GTTAATATTTTCCATTGTGGCTGTGTCATAGCAGAAATACGTGACTATAGGCAGTCTGGTAACATGAAATCTCCAACGTACCAAAGCAAGCACATTCTTTTGCGACCTACAATGCAG ACTTTAATTTGTGATGTGCACTCTATAACAAGTGACAACCACAAATGGACACAG GAGGACAAACTCCTACTTGAGAGCCAACTTATTTTGGCTACAGCAGAGCCTTTGTGTCTTGATCCTTCAATAGCAGTGACCTGTACTACGAACAGACTCCTGTACAACAAGCAGAAGATGAACACTCGCCCCATGAAACG GTGCTTCAAAAGGTACTCAAGGTCCTCTCTGAATAGACAGCAAGAAGTAGCTCACTACTCAACTCCACCTCAGCTCAGACTACTTGACTACTtacagaaaaggaaggagaggaaagcagCCCAGCAGTATGACCTCAAAATTTCAAAAGCTGGAAAT TGTGTAGATATGTGGAAGCAGAACCCTTGCTACTTGACTGCTCCTTCTGAAGTGGAT GTGGAAAAATATGCCAAAGTGGAAAAGTCTATCAAGTCTGATGACTCTCAACCAACTGTATGGCCAGCACAC GAAATGAAGGATGATTATGTGTTTGAATGTGAAGTTGGTAATCAgcttcaaaaaacaaaactgaccATTTTTCAGTCTCTTGGCAATCCCTTGTACTATGGTAAAATTCAGACACTCAAAGGTGATGAGGAAAATGACAACCTATTAACTCCATCACA GTTCCTTATTGGTTCGAAGACTGATGCTGAAAG GGTGGTGAACCAGTACCAAGAGTTAGTGCAAAATGAAGCTAAATGTACTGTGAAGATGTTTCATAATTCAAGTGGATCAGTCAGTCATCTTTctccagggaaggaaatggAA cagccagAAAGTGTATCAGGCTCTGTTCAGTCTTCAGTACTGGGGAAAGGTGTGAAACACCGACCTCCTCCTATCAAATTACCTTCAAGTTCAGGAAGTAGCACTTCAG GTAGTATTTTTAGTTCACAACAGTCAAGTGGCCATCTAAAATCCCCAACTCCACCTCCTCCTTCTAAGCCTCCTGGTCTTTCTCGGAAACAATCTATGGATCTTAATCAAGTTAGCATGCTCTCTCCAGCTGCCATGTCTCCTGCGAGCTCTTCACAAA GGTCTGGAACTCCTAAATCATCTACTCCTACTCCAACCAACACCCCTTCATCGACCCCACACCCTCCTGATGCTCAGAGCTCAACTCCTATTACCCTTCCTGCCACCCCTACTCCCCAAGATTCAGGCTTCACCCCTCAGCCCACTTTGTTAACCCCGTTTGCTCAGCAGCAAATGTCTCTGAGCCAGGCACTGCCTGTAATGACCATTCCTCTTTCCACCATGGTAACATCCATTACTACAGGAACAACCTCCACCCAGGTCATGGCAAACCCTGCAGGACTTAACTTCATCAATGTAGTGGGCTCTGTGTG TGGAGCACAGTCACTGATGAGTTCAAACCCTATGTTGGGGTGCAACACTGGTGCCATAGCCCCTGCAGGTATAAATCTGAGTGGCATTTTACCCCCAGGAGGTCTGGTACCAAGTGCGCTGCCCGCTGCAATGCAGTCTGCCTCTCAAGCAG GCAGCCCATTTGGTTTGAAAAATACATCAAATCTTCGGCCCTTAAATCTTCTACAG GGGTCTGACCAAGGTCCATCCAATCAAGATCAGGCATTATCTGCCCAACAAGCTGCTGTAATTAACCTGACTGGAGTAGGGAATTTTATGCAACCTCAAGCCACAG CAGTTGCGATTCTTGCAGCATCAAATGGCTATGGCAGcggcagcagcacaagcagctcACCTGCATCATCAACAGCATTCAGGCAGCCACtcaaaaagtaa
- the SUPT20H gene encoding transcription factor SPT20 homolog isoform X13: protein MASTTMQQALELALDRAEYIIESARQRPPKRKYLSSGRKSVFQKLYDLYIEECEKEPEIKQKLRRNVNLLEKLVMQETLSCLVVNLYPGNEGYSLMLRGKNGSDSETIRLPYEEGELLEYLDAEELPPILVDLLEKSQVNIFHCGCVIAEIRDYRQSGNMKSPTYQSKHILLRPTMQTLICDVHSITSDNHKWTQEDKLLLESQLILATAEPLCLDPSIAVTCTTNRLLYNKQKMNTRPMKRCFKRYSRSSLNRQQEVAHYSTPPQLRLLDYLQKRKERKAAQQYDLKISKAGNCVDMWKQNPCYLTAPSEVDVEKYAKVEKSIKSDDSQPTVWPAHEMKDDYVFECEVGNQLQKTKLTIFQSLGNPLYYGKIQTLKGDEENDNLLTPSQFLIGSKTDAERVVNQYQELVQNEAKCTVKMFHNSSGSVSHLSPGKEMEQPESVSGSVQSSVLGKGVKHRPPPIKLPSSSGSSTSGSIFSSQQSSGHLKSPTPPPPSKPPGLSRKQSMDLNQVSMLSPAAMSPASSSQRTTSTQVMANPAGLNFINVVGSVCGAQSLMSSNPMLGCNTGAIAPAGINLSGILPPGGLVPSALPAAMQSASQAGSPFGLKNTSNLRPLNLLQGSDQGPSNQDQALSAQQAAVINLTGVGNFMQPQATAVAILAASNGYGSGSSTSSSPASSTAFRQPLKK, encoded by the exons ATGGCTTCAACTACAATG CAACAAGCTTTAGAACTGGCATTGGATCGTGCTGAG tataTCATTGAAAGTGCCCGTCAGAGACctcccaaaagaaaatatttatccagTGGAAG aaaatctgtatttcaaaaACTTTATGATTTATATATTGAAGAATGTGAAAAAGAGCCTGAGATAAAG CAGAAGCTGAGACGAAATGTGAACTTACTTGAGAAGCTGGTTATGCAGGAGACATTGTCATGTTTGGTGGTAAACCTCTATCCTGGAAATGAGGGTTATTCACTGAtgctcaggggaaaaaatggttcag ATTCTGAGACCATTCGTCTGCCTTATGAGGAAGGAGAGCTGCTTGAATATTTGGATGCAGAGGAACTACCACCTATTTTGGTTGATCTTTTGGAAAAATCTCAg GTTAATATTTTCCATTGTGGCTGTGTCATAGCAGAAATACGTGACTATAGGCAGTCTGGTAACATGAAATCTCCAACGTACCAAAGCAAGCACATTCTTTTGCGACCTACAATGCAG ACTTTAATTTGTGATGTGCACTCTATAACAAGTGACAACCACAAATGGACACAG GAGGACAAACTCCTACTTGAGAGCCAACTTATTTTGGCTACAGCAGAGCCTTTGTGTCTTGATCCTTCAATAGCAGTGACCTGTACTACGAACAGACTCCTGTACAACAAGCAGAAGATGAACACTCGCCCCATGAAACG GTGCTTCAAAAGGTACTCAAGGTCCTCTCTGAATAGACAGCAAGAAGTAGCTCACTACTCAACTCCACCTCAGCTCAGACTACTTGACTACTtacagaaaaggaaggagaggaaagcagCCCAGCAGTATGACCTCAAAATTTCAAAAGCTGGAAAT TGTGTAGATATGTGGAAGCAGAACCCTTGCTACTTGACTGCTCCTTCTGAAGTGGAT GTGGAAAAATATGCCAAAGTGGAAAAGTCTATCAAGTCTGATGACTCTCAACCAACTGTATGGCCAGCACAC GAAATGAAGGATGATTATGTGTTTGAATGTGAAGTTGGTAATCAgcttcaaaaaacaaaactgaccATTTTTCAGTCTCTTGGCAATCCCTTGTACTATGGTAAAATTCAGACACTCAAAGGTGATGAGGAAAATGACAACCTATTAACTCCATCACA GTTCCTTATTGGTTCGAAGACTGATGCTGAAAG GGTGGTGAACCAGTACCAAGAGTTAGTGCAAAATGAAGCTAAATGTACTGTGAAGATGTTTCATAATTCAAGTGGATCAGTCAGTCATCTTTctccagggaaggaaatggAA cagccagAAAGTGTATCAGGCTCTGTTCAGTCTTCAGTACTGGGGAAAGGTGTGAAACACCGACCTCCTCCTATCAAATTACCTTCAAGTTCAGGAAGTAGCACTTCAG GTAGTATTTTTAGTTCACAACAGTCAAGTGGCCATCTAAAATCCCCAACTCCACCTCCTCCTTCTAAGCCTCCTGGTCTTTCTCGGAAACAATCTATGGATCTTAATCAAGTTAGCATGCTCTCTCCAGCTGCCATGTCTCCTGCGAGCTCTTCACAAA GAACAACCTCCACCCAGGTCATGGCAAACCCTGCAGGACTTAACTTCATCAATGTAGTGGGCTCTGTGTG TGGAGCACAGTCACTGATGAGTTCAAACCCTATGTTGGGGTGCAACACTGGTGCCATAGCCCCTGCAGGTATAAATCTGAGTGGCATTTTACCCCCAGGAGGTCTGGTACCAAGTGCGCTGCCCGCTGCAATGCAGTCTGCCTCTCAAGCAG GCAGCCCATTTGGTTTGAAAAATACATCAAATCTTCGGCCCTTAAATCTTCTACAG GGGTCTGACCAAGGTCCATCCAATCAAGATCAGGCATTATCTGCCCAACAAGCTGCTGTAATTAACCTGACTGGAGTAGGGAATTTTATGCAACCTCAAGCCACAG CAGTTGCGATTCTTGCAGCATCAAATGGCTATGGCAGcggcagcagcacaagcagctcACCTGCATCATCAACAGCATTCAGGCAGCCACtcaaaaagtaa
- the SUPT20H gene encoding transcription factor SPT20 homolog isoform X20, translating to MASTTMQQALELALDRAEYIIESARQRPPKRKYLSSGRKSVFQKLYDLYIEECEKEPEIKKLRRNVNLLEKLVMQETLSCLVVNLYPGNEGYSLMLRGKNGSDSETIRLPYEEGELLEYLDAEELPPILVDLLEKSQVNIFHCGCVIAEIRDYRQSGNMKSPTYQSKHILLRPTMQTLICDVHSITSDNHKWTQEDKLLLESQLILATAEPLCLDPSIAVTCTTNRLLYNKQKMNTRPMKRCFKRYSRSSLNRQQEVAHYSTPPQLRLLDYLQKRKERKAAQQYDLKISKAGNCVDMWKQNPCYLTAPSEVDVEKYAKVEKSIKSDDSQPTVWPAHEMKDDYVFECEVGNQLQKTKLTIFQSLGNPLYYGKIQTLKGDEENDNLLTPSQFLIGSKTDAERVVNQYQELVQNEAKCTVKMFHNSSGSVSHLSPGKEMEQPESVSGSVQSSVLGKGVKHRPPPIKLPSSSGSSTSGSIFSSQQSSGHLKSPTPPPPSKPPGLSRKQSMDLNQVSMLSPAAMSPASSSQRTTSTQVMANPAGLNFINVVGSVCGAQSLMSSNPMLGCNTGAIAPAGINLSGILPPGGLVPSALPAAMQSASQAGSPFGLKNTSNLRPLNLLQLRGGSLIFKPLQQQLSQFSPQQQSQQPTTCSPQQQGEQGSDQGPSNQDQALSAQQAAVINLTGVGNFMQPQATAVAILAASNGYGSGSSTSSSPASSTAFRQPLKK from the exons ATGGCTTCAACTACAATG CAACAAGCTTTAGAACTGGCATTGGATCGTGCTGAG tataTCATTGAAAGTGCCCGTCAGAGACctcccaaaagaaaatatttatccagTGGAAG aaaatctgtatttcaaaaACTTTATGATTTATATATTGAAGAATGTGAAAAAGAGCCTGAGATAAAG AAGCTGAGACGAAATGTGAACTTACTTGAGAAGCTGGTTATGCAGGAGACATTGTCATGTTTGGTGGTAAACCTCTATCCTGGAAATGAGGGTTATTCACTGAtgctcaggggaaaaaatggttcag ATTCTGAGACCATTCGTCTGCCTTATGAGGAAGGAGAGCTGCTTGAATATTTGGATGCAGAGGAACTACCACCTATTTTGGTTGATCTTTTGGAAAAATCTCAg GTTAATATTTTCCATTGTGGCTGTGTCATAGCAGAAATACGTGACTATAGGCAGTCTGGTAACATGAAATCTCCAACGTACCAAAGCAAGCACATTCTTTTGCGACCTACAATGCAG ACTTTAATTTGTGATGTGCACTCTATAACAAGTGACAACCACAAATGGACACAG GAGGACAAACTCCTACTTGAGAGCCAACTTATTTTGGCTACAGCAGAGCCTTTGTGTCTTGATCCTTCAATAGCAGTGACCTGTACTACGAACAGACTCCTGTACAACAAGCAGAAGATGAACACTCGCCCCATGAAACG GTGCTTCAAAAGGTACTCAAGGTCCTCTCTGAATAGACAGCAAGAAGTAGCTCACTACTCAACTCCACCTCAGCTCAGACTACTTGACTACTtacagaaaaggaaggagaggaaagcagCCCAGCAGTATGACCTCAAAATTTCAAAAGCTGGAAAT TGTGTAGATATGTGGAAGCAGAACCCTTGCTACTTGACTGCTCCTTCTGAAGTGGAT GTGGAAAAATATGCCAAAGTGGAAAAGTCTATCAAGTCTGATGACTCTCAACCAACTGTATGGCCAGCACAC GAAATGAAGGATGATTATGTGTTTGAATGTGAAGTTGGTAATCAgcttcaaaaaacaaaactgaccATTTTTCAGTCTCTTGGCAATCCCTTGTACTATGGTAAAATTCAGACACTCAAAGGTGATGAGGAAAATGACAACCTATTAACTCCATCACA GTTCCTTATTGGTTCGAAGACTGATGCTGAAAG GGTGGTGAACCAGTACCAAGAGTTAGTGCAAAATGAAGCTAAATGTACTGTGAAGATGTTTCATAATTCAAGTGGATCAGTCAGTCATCTTTctccagggaaggaaatggAA cagccagAAAGTGTATCAGGCTCTGTTCAGTCTTCAGTACTGGGGAAAGGTGTGAAACACCGACCTCCTCCTATCAAATTACCTTCAAGTTCAGGAAGTAGCACTTCAG GTAGTATTTTTAGTTCACAACAGTCAAGTGGCCATCTAAAATCCCCAACTCCACCTCCTCCTTCTAAGCCTCCTGGTCTTTCTCGGAAACAATCTATGGATCTTAATCAAGTTAGCATGCTCTCTCCAGCTGCCATGTCTCCTGCGAGCTCTTCACAAA GAACAACCTCCACCCAGGTCATGGCAAACCCTGCAGGACTTAACTTCATCAATGTAGTGGGCTCTGTGTG TGGAGCACAGTCACTGATGAGTTCAAACCCTATGTTGGGGTGCAACACTGGTGCCATAGCCCCTGCAGGTATAAATCTGAGTGGCATTTTACCCCCAGGAGGTCTGGTACCAAGTGCGCTGCCCGCTGCAATGCAGTCTGCCTCTCAAGCAG GCAGCCCATTTGGTTTGAAAAATACATCAAATCTTCGGCCCTTAAATCTTCTACAG CTTCGAGGTGGTTCACTTATTTTTAAaccactccagcagcagctgtcacagTTTTCTCCACAGCAACAGTCTCAGCAGCCTACAACCTGTAGTCCTCAGCAACAGGGAGAACAG GGGTCTGACCAAGGTCCATCCAATCAAGATCAGGCATTATCTGCCCAACAAGCTGCTGTAATTAACCTGACTGGAGTAGGGAATTTTATGCAACCTCAAGCCACAG CAGTTGCGATTCTTGCAGCATCAAATGGCTATGGCAGcggcagcagcacaagcagctcACCTGCATCATCAACAGCATTCAGGCAGCCACtcaaaaagtaa